The window CCAGTTTAAACAATTTATACAGTTAACCTTTCTATCTAATACTCAAACTTAGGCAAAGAAAGCTTAAACCTTACTGCTACTATACGCAAAATAAAAATGAAAGCCACAACAGAAAGCTTTGCTACCACACTCTCTACATTTAATTGCACCAGTAAAAAGTAAAGCAAACCGCCAAATATGCAAGCCGTAGCATAAATTTCTCGTCTGAATACTAATGGTATGGTATTAAGAAGCGTATCTCTGATAATACCGCCGAAACAACCGGTAATCGTACCTAATGCAATGCAAATACCTGGATTTAAACCAAAAGCAATACCTTTTAGTAAACCAACCATTGTAAATAGCCCAAGACCTAAACTATCAAACAAAAACAATGTAATTTTCATTTTCTGCACATGGGTTTTAAAAAACATGGTAGCCAGTGCTGTAAATAAAATAATCAGACAAGTTTGCATATCGCGCATCCATGCAACAGGTGTATCGCCTATTAATAAATCGCGAACAGTACCACCACCAATTGCCGTAACAAATGCTATAATGAGCACCCCGAACGGATCCAGCTTGCGTTGCATAGCAGTAAAAGTACCTGATATTGCGAAGGCAATGGTTCCCAGCACCTCAATAATTTCGGAAGTAGAAATGTTATAGTTCTCCATTGCGTTTACGTAAAAACCATTCGGTACCAAACAAAATCAAAATCAGGCCGAACAGCCATTTCATGTTAATCAGTTCATCGTATTTGCGGTCTTCGTAGCTAATCGTTTTTATATTTTCGTTTTTAAGAATTTCATCGGCTATTTTCAGCAGATTGGCAGGCATAAAAAGCTTTCCGTTGCTTTGCTTAGCAATGGTATTCAATAGCTGGTGATTGGCAGTTGTTTGCTGATATTCGGCAATTAACGCATTGATGTAAAAACTACCGACAGCATTGAATTTCTTTCCGCCTAATGTTGTATTGGCTACATACCAATAGTTTCCTGCGGGCATGGGACCAGCATCGAGCTGATAGGCATTTTCAGTTTTAGAAAAGGTATAATTGAAAACCTTACCAGTTTCATTTTTAACCTGCAAATTCACTTCAGGCTCATTTACGGCCTGATAACTGTCGTTATAAAGTGTGGCATTAAACTGTATGTTCTCATTTTCATCATATGCAGCTTTAGATGTAAACACTTTAAACCTTCGTTTATCATCTTTAACCGAAAGGTATTGAACGGTTTTGGAGATCAGATCATTTAAAACCGACTGCGGGGCTTCATTTTCGGCCTCCGAAAGTTTCCAGCGCCATAAGCCCTCTCCCATCAAATACCCGGCTTTTAATCCGTTTTCGTTCGTAAAAAACAATAAGGGCTGCTGCGTGCTTACTTTACCAATCCGCTGGTTAAAAACAGCTGTGGCACCTGCATTAACAGTTAGCCGGCCAAATGGGCTAAGCAATGGATCGAAAGTAGAGAATTGTTTCTGATCGGCCGCTGTTAGGTTAAAACTTGTAAAACCATTGGCAAAATCGGGATAAACTTCTTGTACCGAACCATTGGCCGAGCCCAGGTTAACCTGACTTTGAAGCTGGTTAAATGCAGTTATATTACTCTGTCCACCTAAAATATACAAAATGGGTTTCTTAACCAATTTGAGCTTTTGTAAGAAGCTGGCAGATAAGTTCTGTAGATCGGGTAATTGATACAGTACAATTAAATCGAATTTAGAAGGGTCTGTAGCGCTTAAATCATCGGCAAGCACTAGTTTAGCCTCATAGTGTTTGTTAAGTGAAATAGCCTCCTTTAAAACACCAAGATCGGGATGTGGGGCAGCAGCAGCCAATAATACTTTTTGCCTTCCATCGATAACCTCCACATAAAAGCTCTGGCTGTTATTACGGATGGTCATTTCGTTAGGTAAGCTACCCAGCTGCACGGTATATTTTTGCACACCTATTTTACCTGCATGCAATTTAACTGGAATTGTTTTCACAAAGGAATTTCCGCTGATAGCGATGTTTTGCTGTTCAATTTTACTCCCATTCTGAGCTACCGTTAGGCTGGTATTTTCGCCATTGCTCTGAAAAGCCTGCACCTGAACTTCAACCGTAAAATCATCATCCAGGTACACTATATTATTGTAGTTCACATTTGAGATCAACACGTCGCGTTTCGGAACACTATCGCCCAGTGCAACCGTATAAACCGGCGCATTGATTTGGTTAATGCTATACAGTGGATTGCCACCGTGGTTAAAAATACCATCTGTAGCCAAAATAACAGCACCTATGTTCCTGTTGGTATATTCGTCTTGTACCTTACGAAAAAACGCTGCAGCATCGGTTAATTTGCCCTGATTTTTGAAATCTAAACCATCTGCAACCTGATCTGAAAAGTGATAGCTTTTTACTTCATACTTATCAGATAGTTTATCCTGCAGTGCTTTCAGGTTTTGCTCATACTGTTTTTCATCAAAACCTGCAGCTTTAACCTGCCTTACCGAAAGCGAATTATCTTGCCCGATAATGATTACGGGTTTATCGAGCGTATAATTCAAGGTTTTAATTAGTGGGGCAAACAAAAGCCAGGCAATAGCTGTAACCACCAAAATCCTTAATACCGTGAGGGTGTATTGAAGCTTTTTATCCAGGTTTTTATTGTTTCTATACAGTAACCAGGCATATAATATACCCAGCGCCAAACAACCGAGAAAGGACAAAACAGAAGTACCTGAAAAAAAGCTATTCATATTGCATAAAGATGGTAAATTTGGTTAAATTTTCAAGGCCAATTAACAGCAAAGTGCCCAAAGAATTTACGTAAGGTTAAGATCGTAAATTTGTTTACCATAGAGAACACTAAGATTTGCACCGGAGAGCACAGCGTTTAAAGTATATAATTAAGTCATTCTGTGATCTCCGTACCAAGCAACAAAAAAACGCTATGGCCTCTGTGGTTAAATACCTATTTTTAACCAAATCAATCTTTATGAAATTAATCTGTTTAATGTTTTTGCTATCTCTAAGCCTTATGGTTAATGCCCAAAACAATTTTAAAGCAACACAAATTAAATTTGAAAGAGTAGAAAAAGCGTATAATGAAAAATGGGAAACATTGAAAAAATTTGTTCGCGCTGATGGTTATGGTGACCAATTTTCGATGGTAATTAACGCCTACAAAAGTGAAGGTAAATTAGAAGTTTGGCTAAAGGCTAATACCGATAAAGGCTATAAATTATTCCGTACGTACGATTTTTGCGCGCATTCGGGTACACTTGGCCCAAAAGTAATTGAGGGAGACGGGCAAACCCCTGAAGGATTTTATTACATCAATGTTTTCAACCCAATGAGCAATTTTCACTTGTCATTAGGCGTAAATTATCCAAATAGTGTTGATAAATTAAGAACAGGCAAAGACCGTAAAACAGGCGGCGATATCTACATCCACGGCAATTGCGTAACTGTTGGTTGCATTCCTTTAACAGACGAAAAGATTAAAGAAGTTTACGTTTTGGGAGTGGAGGCGCGCAATGCCGGACAAGAAAAAATCCCTGTGAACATCTATCCTTTCAAAATGACCGACGCGAATATGAAAAAGTACATTGTCCAGTTCCCTACGCAGGCAAACTTTTGGAAATCATTACAGGTGGGGTATTTAGCTTTTGAGAAGAATAAATACCTTGCGGAGATTAAGGAAGTTAAAGGACAATACCTAGTAACGAAAGAAGTCAAGTTTTAAAAAACTTGACTTCTTTAATGTTTTTATGCGACTGGAAGAAACCTTCCACCTTATACCTTCAATCTCTCTTAAAGCATCCCTCCGCAAACCGATAAAGTTTGTCCGGTTACGTAAGCGCTCATATCTGAAGCTAAAAACACGCAAACATTGGCAATATCTTCAGTTTCACCT is drawn from Pedobacter sp. HDW13 and contains these coding sequences:
- a CDS encoding trimeric intracellular cation channel family protein encodes the protein MENYNISTSEIIEVLGTIAFAISGTFTAMQRKLDPFGVLIIAFVTAIGGGTVRDLLIGDTPVAWMRDMQTCLIILFTALATMFFKTHVQKMKITLFLFDSLGLGLFTMVGLLKGIAFGLNPGICIALGTITGCFGGIIRDTLLNTIPLVFRREIYATACIFGGLLYFLLVQLNVESVVAKLSVVAFIFILRIVAVRFKLSLPKFEY
- a CDS encoding murein L,D-transpeptidase family protein, whose amino-acid sequence is MKLICLMFLLSLSLMVNAQNNFKATQIKFERVEKAYNEKWETLKKFVRADGYGDQFSMVINAYKSEGKLEVWLKANTDKGYKLFRTYDFCAHSGTLGPKVIEGDGQTPEGFYYINVFNPMSNFHLSLGVNYPNSVDKLRTGKDRKTGGDIYIHGNCVTVGCIPLTDEKIKEVYVLGVEARNAGQEKIPVNIYPFKMTDANMKKYIVQFPTQANFWKSLQVGYLAFEKNKYLAEIKEVKGQYLVTKEVKF